A region from the Hydra vulgaris chromosome 08, alternate assembly HydraT2T_AEP genome encodes:
- the LOC136083488 gene encoding 52 kDa repressor of the inhibitor of the protein kinase-like codes for MWEVYWKNHFDSAPKTIFDSLQKCHDHIFPNFSTILLILCILPVTPCTWEISLSTLKRIQISLRNTMGDGRLNGIAMLHIHRDIEIDLNIVVDKFATAFPRKMEFKNILNSNE; via the coding sequence ATGTGGGAAGTTTACTGGAAAAATCACTTTGATAGTGCTcctaaaaccatttttgattCACTACAAAAATGTCATGACCATATATTTCCCAATTTTTCCACTATACTTCTAATCCTTTGCATATTACCAGTCACACCATGTACATGGGAAATATCATTATCAACTCTAAAAAGAATTCAAATTTCCTTGCGCAATACTATGGGGGATGGTCGTTTAAATGGTATTGCCATGTTGCACATTCATCGAGATATTGAAATTGACTTGAATATTGTTGTAGATAAATTTGCGACTGCATTTCCACGAAAaatggaatttaaaaatatattgaactCCAATGAATAG